The following proteins are encoded in a genomic region of [Eubacterium] hominis:
- a CDS encoding PD-(D/E)XK nuclease domain-containing protein produces MDVTIFSLIIKYPYMIELYICLCVVIKEYVYTIYLAYIMARNDYTMVREFPSGKEFADVVFIPRYDKPAMIIELKYDKDADTAIKQIKEKKYFFGLEKYLDNLLLVGINYDKETKKHTCVIEKYK; encoded by the coding sequence ATGGATGTGACCATTTTCTCTTTGATAATTAAATATCCATATATGATAGAGTTATATATTTGCCTATGCGTTGTTATAAAAGAATATGTTTATACGATTTATCTAGCATATATCATGGCAAGAAATGATTATACAATGGTAAGAGAATTTCCAAGTGGAAAAGAGTTTGCGGATGTCGTTTTTATTCCACGATATGATAAGCCAGCGATGATTATTGAACTGAAATATGATAAAGATGCTGATACTGCGATTAAACAGATTAAAGAAAAGAAATATTTCTTTGGCTTAGAAAAGTATTTAGATAATTTGTTGTTGGTAGGTATCAACTATGATAAGGAAACAAAGAAACATACCTGTGTGATAGAAAAATATAAATAA
- a CDS encoding MucBP domain-containing protein, producing the protein MKKRNRFLTALSGIVMACLFLLPISTTDIKAAEYEIVFKAGSHGSVDGQKEVSYHLSTNDVFPNEPTVSAEEGYVFKGWSKQLPSVGSKVTGKQVYVAKYGVLIDGVSYTVRYVDENKTDIATPKTMLGERGTQIVERAKTVPGYTYQQAEQTFTLKDGMEIQFVYTLTNPNEVIRYETITQEEVVNQVVPQENGNQNNVTPTPNPNPTPAPNPDVVIPDDNQPNGDGNNDKDTDKDKDQTDINDQETPEGDGKGNDYAMLAGGLGILVVAGIAIIFMYWNKKRQNNEANS; encoded by the coding sequence ATGAAAAAGCGTAATAGATTTTTAACAGCTTTATCAGGCATTGTGATGGCATGCTTATTCCTTTTACCTATTTCCACTACAGATATTAAAGCAGCAGAATATGAAATCGTATTTAAGGCTGGTTCACACGGCAGTGTAGATGGTCAAAAAGAAGTATCTTATCATTTAAGTACAAATGATGTATTCCCTAATGAACCTACAGTATCAGCAGAAGAAGGTTATGTCTTTAAAGGATGGAGCAAACAGCTTCCTTCTGTTGGTTCAAAGGTAACAGGTAAACAAGTATATGTCGCAAAATATGGCGTATTGATCGATGGTGTATCATACACTGTACGCTATGTTGATGAAAATAAAACGGATATCGCTACACCTAAAACAATGTTAGGGGAACGTGGTACACAGATTGTGGAACGTGCAAAAACAGTTCCAGGTTATACCTATCAGCAAGCTGAACAGACATTTACATTAAAAGATGGAATGGAAATTCAATTTGTTTATACATTAACAAATCCTAACGAAGTTATTCGTTATGAAACGATAACACAGGAAGAAGTAGTTAATCAGGTTGTTCCACAGGAAAATGGCAACCAGAACAATGTAACACCTACTCCTAATCCAAATCCTACTCCAGCACCTAATCCTGATGTTGTTATCCCTGATGATAATCAGCCAAATGGTGATGGTAATAACGATAAGGACACAGATAAAGATAAAGACCAGACAGATATCAATGATCAGGAAACACCAGAAGGCGATGGTAAAGGCAATGATTATGCAATGTTAGCTGGCGGTTTGGGTATTCTGGTTGTCGCAGGTATCGCAATTATCTTCATGTATTGGAATAAAAAAAGACAAAACAATGAAGCCAATTCATAA
- a CDS encoding VWA domain-containing protein, which yields MRKKLMKTMALVLSFVMICLNVDTKYIKAEDTDITIKNHGVNNAVEKPATLDAGQVWTNKDVVDHGDGTFTITLSAMANNYQDGETIKAPLKEETSLTFTDVIGNGFEVEGTLPADMTLANGTATWTLKSDQLTADANGPVIKTVSFKVKYSAKESGTYYTNGKAEAQFTPSEDNPFYYDVTSATETTEKVVTAKADKNLENGIVKQTFKTTGWIELEAKTLEQPKAENEEDSRESGVKEAPATFDPSTIVPLLDAAPLYDYSKNSVMYRSARLSGVPTNFTPTKNSNIETSKIAEFDPNSNTANITLETYLTGEVSMSGNPIDFVLVLDQSGSMDDPFEKNSYYKVYGDELSLDGTKYYVYVNNYYTKLTYESNSNRWYYSRNNRKVYCTPKVNENDSEHTQFYAIYTKKVALKKSVSNFIDLVEKNAKDSNFNHRIAMVGFAMGEYTENSNSYPAYKNTEVLSLNNPMNYKNINQYNEKNVYGNALQNTLEADGRNILNQAVNSISASGATNIDLGMEMAKKILDYNKTENRDKVVITFTDGLPTKYSGYSENIANDAIKTANDIKIENHATCYSIGVVTEADPSADIYNTPTSDKNIINKFLHLISNNYVGNQYLNMDAIVANLWPGYGKPNNLGYYLAANDADSLKEIFENIFSQVVPKIELDSDTMLIDKISKYFKGDIPKENITVYKQPYNGGELGDSNSWGEKINITNEVTIKTEGDTITVTGYDYSKNFVYLEDGTPVGYKLVVVIKDVEPIDGFVGGNEVPTNKDDSGIYDKNNKVVENFDTPDVDVPLKYDFQVKDASIYIGDNWKSVDEFLQNGYLINGKNFEWGGNRNDFAGIEYTIKDGDTVIGTFTVNAGENKGSLEVNDNFDTTDYSTTHNFSISAVVKPTQNGSYGSKDITDKMSHLYVFTPDLNVTDKVIFYGDLTKVKERYNSDEVEWKCKANSEAPKPLTNQPSLNLNAQVVNREETIDNNIDVELSEDTQFKLNVKRTDTNKDITANTGITNKTPNSDKDDSHDFTIYVVKGQLNITKKINQQYVGGDDEFIKANQSFLYKIERKDKDGNVLDTFYQTIDFSANQNTKEKTVKIKGLKKGYYTVTEITDWSWKYELKSQADDYSGNAENTTSNIYIGDDTTAYTRNKPYYGVEEDTTKLSVEYSNPANTNFENEFIQALSNLFGDVASAINQFINK from the coding sequence ATGAGAAAAAAATTAATGAAGACAATGGCTTTAGTTTTAAGCTTTGTGATGATTTGTCTAAATGTTGATACTAAGTATATAAAAGCGGAGGATACAGATATCACTATCAAAAATCATGGTGTGAATAATGCTGTAGAGAAACCAGCTACATTAGATGCAGGACAAGTCTGGACTAATAAAGACGTAGTAGACCATGGTGATGGTACATTTACAATTACATTAAGTGCAATGGCAAATAACTATCAAGATGGTGAGACTATAAAGGCTCCTTTAAAAGAAGAGACATCTTTGACATTTACAGATGTAATTGGTAATGGTTTTGAAGTTGAAGGTACTTTGCCAGCAGATATGACCCTTGCAAATGGTACAGCAACTTGGACATTAAAATCAGATCAGTTAACAGCTGATGCAAATGGACCAGTAATTAAAACAGTATCTTTCAAAGTAAAATATTCTGCAAAAGAAAGCGGAACATATTATACAAACGGAAAAGCTGAAGCACAGTTTACTCCTAGTGAAGATAATCCTTTCTACTATGATGTAACATCTGCTACAGAAACTACAGAAAAAGTAGTGACTGCAAAAGCTGATAAGAATTTGGAAAACGGTATTGTAAAACAAACTTTCAAGACAACTGGCTGGATTGAATTAGAAGCAAAAACTTTAGAACAACCTAAAGCAGAAAATGAAGAAGATTCTAGAGAAAGCGGTGTAAAAGAAGCCCCAGCTACATTTGATCCATCAACAATTGTTCCATTATTAGATGCAGCACCACTCTATGATTATTCAAAAAATAGTGTGATGTATAGAAGCGCTCGTTTAAGTGGTGTACCAACTAATTTTACTCCTACAAAAAATTCTAATATTGAAACATCTAAAATAGCAGAATTTGATCCTAATAGTAATACTGCCAATATTACTTTGGAAACCTATTTGACAGGAGAAGTGTCAATGTCAGGAAATCCAATAGATTTTGTATTGGTATTAGATCAATCCGGAAGTATGGATGATCCATTTGAAAAAAATAGCTATTACAAAGTTTATGGAGATGAATTGTCTTTAGACGGAACAAAATATTATGTTTATGTAAACAATTATTACACTAAATTAACATATGAAAGTAATAGTAATAGATGGTATTATAGTAGAAATAATAGGAAAGTTTATTGCACACCTAAAGTGAATGAAAATGATTCTGAACATACGCAATTTTATGCGATATATACAAAAAAAGTAGCATTAAAGAAAAGTGTTAGCAATTTTATTGATTTAGTTGAGAAAAACGCAAAAGACTCTAATTTCAATCATAGAATTGCTATGGTGGGATTTGCAATGGGAGAATATACAGAGAATTCTAATAGCTACCCTGCATATAAGAATACAGAGGTGTTAAGTTTAAATAATCCAATGAATTATAAAAATATTAATCAATATAACGAAAAAAATGTATATGGTAATGCATTACAAAATACACTTGAAGCAGATGGCAGAAACATTCTTAATCAAGCTGTAAATTCTATTTCTGCCTCTGGAGCAACAAATATAGATTTAGGAATGGAAATGGCAAAAAAAATCTTAGATTATAATAAAACGGAAAACAGAGATAAAGTCGTAATCACTTTTACTGATGGGTTGCCGACAAAATATAGTGGTTATAGTGAAAATATAGCTAATGATGCAATAAAAACAGCAAACGATATTAAGATTGAAAATCACGCAACATGTTATAGTATAGGTGTAGTTACTGAAGCTGATCCATCTGCTGACATTTATAATACGCCTACTAGTGATAAAAATATTATAAATAAGTTCTTGCATTTAATTTCAAATAATTATGTTGGCAATCAATATTTAAATATGGATGCAATAGTTGCCAATCTTTGGCCTGGGTATGGGAAACCTAATAATTTAGGATATTATTTAGCAGCTAACGATGCTGATAGTTTAAAGGAAATTTTTGAAAATATATTCTCTCAAGTTGTACCAAAAATAGAGTTAGATTCAGATACAATGCTGATCGATAAAATTTCAAAATATTTTAAAGGTGATATCCCAAAAGAAAATATAACTGTCTATAAACAGCCTTACAATGGTGGAGAATTAGGCGATTCTAATAGCTGGGGTGAAAAAATAAACATTACAAATGAAGTAACAATAAAAACTGAAGGAGATACTATTACAGTTACTGGCTATGATTATTCTAAAAATTTTGTTTATTTGGAAGATGGAACACCTGTTGGCTATAAATTAGTTGTAGTTATCAAAGACGTAGAACCTATTGATGGATTTGTTGGAGGAAACGAGGTTCCTACAAATAAGGATGATTCCGGTATTTATGATAAAAATAATAAAGTAGTTGAAAATTTTGATACACCTGATGTTGATGTCCCATTGAAGTATGATTTCCAAGTTAAAGATGCAAGTATTTATATTGGAGATAACTGGAAGAGTGTAGATGAATTCTTACAAAATGGTTATCTGATTAATGGTAAAAATTTTGAATGGGGTGGAAACAGAAATGATTTCGCCGGAATAGAATATACCATTAAAGATGGTGATACTGTAATTGGAACATTCACAGTAAATGCTGGAGAAAATAAGGGATCATTGGAAGTGAATGATAACTTTGATACTACAGACTATAGTACAACTCATAACTTTAGTATTAGCGCTGTTGTGAAACCAACCCAAAATGGAAGTTACGGATCTAAAGATATAACTGATAAAATGTCTCATTTATATGTGTTTACTCCTGATTTAAATGTAACTGATAAAGTTATATTCTATGGGGATTTAACAAAAGTTAAAGAAAGATATAATTCAGATGAAGTTGAATGGAAATGCAAAGCTAATTCTGAAGCTCCAAAACCTTTAACAAATCAACCAAGTTTAAATTTAAATGCTCAAGTTGTCAATCGTGAAGAAACTATTGATAACAATATAGATGTTGAATTGTCAGAAGATACTCAATTTAAATTAAATGTTAAGCGTACTGATACCAATAAAGATATTACTGCTAACACAGGTATAACAAATAAAACACCTAATTCTGATAAAGATGATTCTCATGATTTTACAATCTATGTTGTGAAAGGTCAATTAAATATTACCAAAAAAATAAATCAGCAATATGTAGGTGGAGACGATGAATTTATTAAAGCAAATCAGAGTTTTCTATACAAAATTGAGAGAAAAGACAAAGATGGTAATGTTTTAGATACATTCTATCAAACCATTGATTTCTCAGCTAATCAGAATACAAAAGAAAAGACAGTGAAAATTAAAGGTTTGAAAAAAGGATATTATACAGTTACTGAAATAACAGATTGGTCTTGGAAGTATGAATTAAAATCTCAAGCAGATGACTATAGTGGAAATGCTGAGAATACAACATCTAATATTTACATTGGAGACGATACTACTGCGTATACAAGAAATAAACCTTATTATGGAGTAGAAGAAGATACTACAAAATTGAGTGTAGAGTATAGCAATCCAGCAAACACAAATTTTGAAAATGAGTTTATACAAGCTTTATCTAATTTATTTGGTGATGTAGCTTCTGCAATTAATCAATTTATTAACAAGTGA
- a CDS encoding AAA family ATPase — protein sequence MYYLDTNIPLKQFKMDIASEPYVDKSLLIDKLNSFIRTRNRFICITRPRRFGKTMNATMLGAYYTQGYDAHDLFKNLKIAQTTSYEKHINKHHVFYIDFSRMPDYCDSYRTYIDSIMKTIKEDLMNIYPKLSEKSYDYLYQMFLDTNDSFIFIMDEWDSIFYKDFMQEKDKKAYLEFLKGLLKDQPYVELAYMTGVLPIAKYSGGSELNMFKEYNFMNDRTYEDYFGFNEEEIIELTKKYTKPSFETLRKWYDGYYKSDGSSLFNPRSVSSALIDGVCLNYWTETGPMNEIAEYIEHNVDAVREDIVKMVAGIPIEVELEGYGAEQLRLDSRDEILSAMVVFGFLSYHDGFLRIPNHELMEKFQTVLKRSSMGGVADIVNNSKNVLDATIELDAKRVAQYIEEAHDREIPFLQYNNENSLSCVITLCYLYARNYYEVTREDKSGKGFVDYLFTPKKKGYPAIILELKYNKTAQEAIDQIKRKNYVDRVRNFKEILYVGINYSIDADEHKHHDCIIEKYK from the coding sequence ATGTATTATTTGGATACAAATATTCCTTTGAAACAATTTAAAATGGATATCGCAAGTGAGCCATATGTGGATAAAAGTTTGCTGATTGATAAATTAAATTCATTTATAAGAACAAGGAATCGTTTTATCTGCATCACACGACCTAGAAGATTTGGTAAAACCATGAATGCAACAATGCTAGGCGCATATTATACGCAAGGATATGATGCACATGATTTGTTCAAAAATTTAAAAATAGCACAAACAACATCTTATGAGAAACATATCAATAAACACCATGTGTTTTATATTGATTTTAGCAGAATGCCAGATTATTGTGATTCATATCGTACTTATATTGACAGTATTATGAAAACAATAAAAGAGGATTTGATGAACATATATCCAAAACTTTCAGAAAAAAGCTATGATTATTTATATCAAATGTTTTTAGACACAAATGATTCTTTTATTTTTATTATGGATGAGTGGGACAGTATCTTTTATAAAGATTTTATGCAAGAAAAGGATAAAAAAGCTTATCTAGAATTTTTAAAAGGATTATTAAAAGATCAACCTTACGTAGAATTGGCATATATGACAGGAGTATTACCAATCGCAAAATACTCTGGCGGATCTGAGTTGAATATGTTTAAAGAATATAATTTTATGAATGATAGGACTTATGAAGATTATTTTGGATTTAATGAAGAGGAAATTATTGAATTAACTAAGAAATACACGAAGCCATCATTTGAAACATTAAGAAAATGGTATGATGGATATTACAAATCAGATGGTTCAAGTTTATTTAATCCACGATCTGTTTCATCAGCATTAATAGATGGTGTTTGTCTTAACTATTGGACCGAAACAGGGCCAATGAATGAAATAGCTGAATATATAGAACATAATGTAGATGCAGTAAGAGAAGACATTGTGAAAATGGTGGCAGGTATTCCTATAGAAGTAGAATTGGAAGGATATGGTGCAGAACAGTTACGCTTAGACAGTCGGGATGAGATATTATCCGCCATGGTGGTCTTTGGGTTCTTGTCCTATCATGATGGTTTCTTGAGAATACCAAATCATGAATTAATGGAAAAGTTTCAAACAGTATTGAAAAGAAGTAGTATGGGAGGCGTCGCAGATATCGTCAATAATTCAAAAAATGTATTAGATGCGACAATCGAATTGGATGCCAAAAGAGTAGCGCAATATATAGAAGAAGCGCATGATCGAGAAATACCATTCTTACAATATAATAATGAAAACAGTCTATCATGTGTAATCACTTTATGTTATCTTTATGCGAGAAATTATTATGAAGTCACAAGGGAAGATAAGTCAGGTAAAGGTTTTGTAGATTATTTGTTTACACCAAAGAAAAAAGGATATCCAGCAATCATATTAGAACTTAAGTATAATAAGACAGCCCAAGAAGCAATCGATCAGATTAAAAGGAAAAACTATGTAGATCGAGTAAGAAATTTTAAAGAGATACTGTATGTTGGTATTAATTATTCAATAGATGCAGATGAGCATAAACATCATGATTGTATTATTGAAAAATATAAATAA
- a CDS encoding signal peptidase I gives MKKIKYCNILAYVMLIALILVVSPFVVPKLFGYEPYGILSNSMEPDYPVGSVVYVKSQSPESIMKGDVITFKTSVVNDSVATHRVMINDAKKRSFVTKGDHNDDVDATAVAYERLLGKVVLCVPMLGNIYLWLVSMFGVATCTFTLIMVITLWLHVAKWKKELGIKK, from the coding sequence ATGAAGAAGATTAAGTATTGTAATATCCTTGCTTATGTTATGCTGATTGCCTTGATTCTTGTTGTATCACCTTTTGTAGTACCGAAGCTTTTTGGTTATGAACCTTATGGTATTTTAAGTAATAGTATGGAACCAGATTATCCAGTAGGCAGTGTAGTCTATGTGAAATCACAATCACCGGAATCCATCATGAAAGGTGATGTTATTACATTTAAAACGAGTGTGGTAAATGATAGTGTCGCAACACACAGAGTAATGATCAATGATGCAAAGAAAAGATCTTTTGTGACCAAAGGAGATCATAATGATGATGTGGATGCAACTGCAGTCGCATATGAACGATTACTTGGAAAGGTTGTTTTATGTGTACCAATGCTGGGTAATATATACTTATGGCTAGTATCAATGTTTGGTGTAGCAACGTGTACATTTACATTGATTATGGTGATTACATTGTGGCTTCATGTCGCAAAGTGGAAAAAAGAACTTGGTATAAAAAAATAG
- a CDS encoding extracellular solute-binding protein — protein sequence MKMKRVCTILLCFLLIAGCTSNKPTIIQKEKANNTVTINFLTGSLNKNVLKYMNEIMTDFHKKYPDIDVAYEGYQQNQNTDKKLVDVIEERLKNDEATDVACMDVKNIFDFVDEGKLVDLSDMPFANQMVDIAKKDSTVNGKVYSVPAALVSYCMVINMDMLNDCGLSKPTNWDEFLHCCEVLKQKGYRPIVGTRKFMKLIIYAGGLSQIYLSEQSEEYIKKLNNGEIPISDFTRPGFEMLQTLIDKGYLDPEEALKYDPSELSDIYTKDAGCFAFTYSSYLNTDQLDFNFALTGLPMKDGNIALIASDRRMSVFSKSKHIEECKKFVDYFSDKNVQKKTMETFGKFPAYTNANIPLDERLNDLQEIITHGNTMLIQDYNLKFEQWANLDTLCDDLLAGKTVDEQLAAFDAIQQKAIK from the coding sequence ATGAAAATGAAAAGAGTCTGTACGATCCTGCTATGTTTTCTTCTAATCGCCGGATGTACTTCTAATAAGCCTACAATCATTCAAAAAGAAAAAGCCAATAATACTGTCACAATTAATTTCTTGACAGGCAGTCTTAACAAAAATGTACTAAAATATATGAATGAAATCATGACCGATTTCCATAAAAAATATCCTGATATTGATGTTGCTTATGAAGGTTATCAACAAAATCAGAATACAGATAAAAAACTGGTGGATGTCATAGAAGAACGTCTGAAAAATGATGAAGCCACAGATGTAGCCTGTATGGATGTAAAAAATATCTTTGATTTTGTGGATGAAGGAAAACTGGTGGATCTAAGTGATATGCCATTTGCGAATCAAATGGTTGATATCGCCAAGAAAGATTCTACTGTAAATGGAAAAGTGTATTCTGTGCCAGCTGCTCTAGTAAGCTATTGTATGGTAATAAACATGGATATGTTAAATGATTGCGGCTTATCAAAGCCAACCAACTGGGATGAATTTTTACACTGTTGTGAAGTATTAAAACAAAAAGGATACCGCCCAATTGTTGGTACAAGGAAGTTCATGAAGCTGATCATCTATGCTGGCGGACTTTCACAGATATATTTAAGTGAACAAAGTGAGGAATACATAAAGAAACTGAATAATGGTGAAATACCGATTTCTGATTTCACAAGACCCGGCTTTGAAATGCTTCAGACATTAATAGATAAAGGCTATTTAGATCCAGAAGAAGCATTAAAATATGATCCAAGCGAGCTTTCAGATATCTACACAAAGGATGCTGGATGCTTTGCCTTCACCTATTCTTCTTATCTGAATACAGATCAATTAGACTTTAATTTCGCATTAACTGGTCTGCCTATGAAGGATGGCAATATCGCTTTAATTGCTTCTGATCGCAGAATGTCAGTTTTCTCAAAAAGCAAACATATTGAAGAATGTAAGAAATTTGTGGATTATTTTTCTGATAAGAATGTTCAGAAAAAAACCATGGAAACCTTTGGAAAGTTTCCTGCTTATACCAATGCGAATATTCCATTAGATGAACGTTTAAATGACTTACAGGAAATCATTACCCATGGCAATACCATGCTGATACAGGATTACAACCTGAAATTTGAACAATGGGCCAATCTTGATACTTTATGTGATGACTTACTTGCAGGTAAAACAGTAGATGAACAGCTGGCAGCCTTTGATGCCATCCAGCAAAAGGCTATAAAATAG
- a CDS encoding GGDEF domain-containing protein, whose amino-acid sequence MYPIHSIDDEIKNMIPSTLHQFYRIVDLQTHDVYDYHNHELIPLDKKCFSIWEQEDPCTNCTSCRALLNGKRIVKLGYQENIIYLIDSLPINIKGKPYALELIQDVSDSFMLNTDITSDTNDICSVVSAFNDLVMKDTFTLLYNKQYLNERLPVFIQKAQESHYPLSLALMDIDLFKNVNDTFGHLFGDKVILAFAQQLKQLMNHDTFCARIGGDEFMIIFENRSEQESEQICEQLMCSLSDIRFEEHPDYHLAISYGISTLQENDSIDNFINRADECMYEMKKNHHILSR is encoded by the coding sequence ATGTATCCCATTCATTCCATTGATGATGAAATAAAAAATATGATACCAAGTACACTTCATCAGTTTTATAGAATTGTTGATTTACAAACACATGATGTATACGATTACCATAATCATGAACTAATCCCTTTAGATAAAAAATGCTTCAGTATCTGGGAACAGGAGGATCCTTGTACAAACTGTACTTCTTGTCGTGCACTACTCAATGGTAAACGTATTGTGAAACTGGGATATCAGGAAAACATCATTTATCTGATTGATTCCCTGCCCATCAATATCAAGGGGAAGCCTTATGCCTTAGAACTGATACAGGATGTCAGTGACAGCTTTATGTTAAATACAGACATTACCTCAGATACCAATGATATCTGTTCCGTTGTATCTGCCTTTAATGATTTGGTCATGAAAGATACCTTTACCCTTTTATATAATAAACAATATCTGAATGAACGTCTGCCGGTATTTATCCAAAAAGCACAGGAATCACACTATCCTTTATCCTTAGCACTAATGGATATCGATCTTTTTAAGAATGTAAATGATACCTTTGGACATTTATTTGGAGATAAAGTCATCCTTGCGTTTGCACAACAGTTAAAACAGTTAATGAATCATGATACTTTCTGTGCAAGAATTGGCGGTGATGAATTTATGATCATCTTTGAAAATCGCAGTGAACAGGAAAGTGAACAGATATGTGAACAGTTAATGTGTAGTCTTTCTGATATCAGATTTGAAGAACATCCTGATTATCATTTAGCAATCAGCTATGGTATTTCTACTTTACAGGAAAATGATAGTATTGACAATTTTATCAATCGTGCAGATGAATGCATGTATGAAATGAAGAAAAATCATCATATTTTATCTCGTTAA
- a CDS encoding signal peptidase I, with product MIKKVWNIITTIVVILVILLACIFFVPRLFGITPMAVLSGSMEPTYHVGGLVFVQKVDPSDVEVGDSITFTIGNDTVVTHRVIEVNKEEQSFKTKGDANDNEDGGSVAFNNVKGRALGFTIPYLGFLAVYLNSTSGIIILVAFILIMMLLSFIVDQLSKDDKEKK from the coding sequence ATGATTAAGAAAGTTTGGAATATTATTACAACAATTGTTGTAATTTTGGTTATTTTGTTAGCTTGTATATTTTTTGTGCCACGATTGTTTGGTATAACCCCAATGGCGGTATTAAGTGGTAGTATGGAGCCAACATATCATGTAGGTGGATTAGTCTTTGTACAAAAAGTAGACCCATCTGATGTAGAAGTAGGAGATTCTATCACGTTCACTATTGGAAATGATACTGTAGTAACACATAGAGTAATAGAGGTAAATAAAGAAGAACAATCTTTTAAAACCAAGGGGGATGCTAACGATAATGAAGATGGCGGAAGCGTTGCATTTAATAATGTTAAGGGAAGAGCGTTAGGATTCACCATTCCTTATTTAGGTTTCCTTGCTGTTTATTTAAATTCAACAAGTGGTATCATCATTTTAGTAGCTTTTATATTAATCATGATGTTGTTATCATTCATCGTAGATCAGCTTTCAAAGGATGATAAAGAAAAGAAATAA